A genomic stretch from Erysipelothrix sp. HDW6C includes:
- a CDS encoding GNAT family N-acetyltransferase, whose protein sequence is MRKYLLETKRIGFSTWHQDDLYLAQSLWGNPGVTQFIVANGIMDEAAIHKRLYDEITMFMNFGIQYYPIFELDSGMFIGCCGVRPYADKQNTFEVGVHLCESSWGQGFAREAVTGIIDYATETLGIANIVAGHHPNNMGSQTLLKSVGFVYQTEVLYPPTGLYHPLYSLEIK, encoded by the coding sequence ATGAGAAAATATCTTCTTGAAACGAAACGCATTGGATTTTCAACGTGGCATCAGGATGATTTATATCTTGCGCAATCGCTGTGGGGAAATCCAGGTGTAACACAGTTTATTGTTGCTAACGGTATTATGGATGAAGCGGCAATTCACAAGCGTCTTTATGATGAGATTACGATGTTTATGAATTTTGGAATTCAATATTATCCAATCTTTGAGTTGGACAGCGGCATGTTTATAGGATGCTGTGGAGTACGTCCATACGCAGATAAACAAAATACTTTTGAAGTGGGTGTTCATCTTTGTGAATCCAGTTGGGGCCAAGGATTCGCTCGTGAAGCCGTTACAGGCATAATTGACTATGCGACAGAAACCCTAGGGATTGCAAATATCGTTGCCGGTCACCATCCAAATAATATGGGTTCACAGACGCTACTTAAGTCAGTTGGATTTGTATATCAGACTGAAGTCTTGTATCCTCCTACTGGGTTGTATCATCCGCTGTACTCGCTAGAGATAAAGTAA
- a CDS encoding helix-turn-helix transcriptional regulator — protein sequence MSAFGLTFKEIRQEKNYNLKEVAADIVSVTTLSTFENGHTDIKLSNFMRLLNRINCTFDEFSFRFKGEAIFDINRLIKEFIDVGGNRNDNGAKLRKSRHYAKLYDEFGIDTFNHMAILFEFYGSKAALNDFEKVDVIKNYLKRVESWDKYEIFLFHCMSFTFTPDELIDFNRYFLRVTKNYKVSPSVDVGEIILNQSLTFVRNESFEHAQRMLDYFHEVVPDFDFTNHGLMLLSSFIKGLIMISTGDASGKVLCDQYVDVLNLDSSLTETSNQMLFWLDRAQLYAQENAIS from the coding sequence ATGAGCGCATTCGGTCTAACATTTAAAGAAATACGTCAAGAAAAGAACTATAACTTAAAAGAGGTCGCTGCTGATATTGTTTCAGTAACGACGCTTTCGACGTTTGAAAACGGTCATACAGATATTAAACTTTCTAATTTTATGCGCTTACTCAATCGCATTAACTGTACCTTCGATGAGTTTTCATTTCGATTCAAGGGCGAGGCAATCTTTGATATCAATCGTCTTATAAAGGAGTTTATTGACGTGGGCGGCAATCGCAATGATAATGGCGCCAAACTTCGCAAGAGTCGGCATTATGCGAAATTATACGATGAATTTGGTATTGATACATTTAATCATATGGCCATTCTCTTCGAATTTTACGGATCGAAGGCAGCCTTAAATGATTTTGAAAAAGTCGATGTAATTAAGAACTATCTTAAGCGCGTTGAGTCCTGGGATAAATATGAAATTTTCTTATTTCATTGCATGTCCTTTACATTCACACCGGATGAACTCATTGATTTTAACCGTTACTTTCTACGCGTTACAAAGAACTATAAAGTATCTCCCAGCGTTGATGTTGGTGAAATTATATTGAATCAGAGTCTTACGTTTGTTCGTAATGAATCGTTTGAACATGCACAAAGGATGCTTGATTACTTTCATGAGGTTGTCCCTGATTTTGATTTTACAAATCATGGTCTCATGCTTTTATCATCTTTCATAAAGGGCTTAATTATGATTTCAACGGGTGACGCTTCGGGAAAGGTTCTTTGCGATCAGTATGTAGATGTTTTAAATTTGGATTCGAGTCTTACAGAAACGAGCAATCAGATGTTGTTTTGGCTTGATCGTGCACAATTATATGCACAAGAGAATGCCATTTCTTAG
- a CDS encoding ATP-binding cassette domain-containing protein, with amino-acid sequence MVFKDLMISMINIYMPEKPVVRNTMARPILSSHHLTRPLSDSFAINNLTFKVLRGEIFGIVGPAKAGKTTIIKLLTGQLVATSGIISILGKPIDLWDASLHEKIGILMDSIHINSKLSIAQVLANITTEQSLDPHSILILLDSIQLEDTSQSVSSLSYSQQLGFAIICAVLQRPTLLFIDIDAFPNDTLALKKLLFVIQKLKITIILTTTSITAAASVCNTYITIAKGSIFEHNSGIQDISSTID; translated from the coding sequence ATGGTATTTAAAGATTTGATGATTTCAATGATAAATATCTATATGCCCGAAAAACCCGTTGTACGTAACACTATGGCAAGACCAATCTTGTCCTCCCACCATCTTACTCGCCCACTTTCTGATTCCTTTGCAATTAACAACCTCACCTTTAAGGTATTGAGGGGTGAGATTTTCGGAATTGTCGGTCCAGCTAAGGCAGGAAAAACAACAATCATTAAATTGCTAACTGGACAACTCGTGGCAACAAGCGGTATTATTTCAATTCTTGGAAAGCCCATTGATCTATGGGATGCTTCACTTCATGAAAAAATCGGAATTCTGATGGACTCTATTCATATTAATTCTAAACTCTCGATTGCACAAGTCTTGGCAAACATTACCACCGAACAATCGCTTGATCCACACTCAATCCTAATTCTTCTTGATTCGATACAGCTCGAAGACACATCTCAATCTGTAAGCTCACTTTCATACTCACAACAACTTGGGTTCGCTATCATTTGTGCTGTACTACAACGTCCCACTCTTTTATTCATAGATATCGATGCCTTTCCAAACGATACACTTGCACTGAAGAAACTCTTGTTCGTAATTCAAAAACTCAAGATAACCATTATTCTCACAACAACATCAATAACTGCTGCTGCATCGGTTTGTAATACTTATATCACCATTGCTAAAGGAAGCATTTTCGAGCATAACAGCGGAATACAAGATATTTCAAGCACCATTGATTAA